The following proteins come from a genomic window of Paramicrobacterium humi:
- a CDS encoding VOC family protein, producing the protein MAYAAFPSVVIDCPDADALATFYADMLGWNVEQGDDGEWVDIRPDDRKSCISFQSVENYRAPEWPGQEVPQQMHIDVMVRDLDESEAATLAAGATKAETQPGETFRVFLDPAGHPFCLCLS; encoded by the coding sequence ATGGCTTACGCAGCGTTTCCCAGTGTCGTGATCGATTGCCCTGACGCCGATGCGCTGGCGACGTTCTACGCCGACATGCTCGGCTGGAACGTCGAACAGGGTGACGACGGCGAATGGGTGGACATTCGTCCGGACGACCGCAAATCGTGCATTTCCTTCCAGTCCGTTGAGAACTACCGCGCACCGGAGTGGCCGGGGCAAGAGGTTCCGCAGCAGATGCACATCGACGTAATGGTGCGTGACCTGGACGAATCGGAAGCGGCGACGTTGGCCGCGGGTGCGACGAAGGCGGAGACCCAGCCAGGGGAGACCTTTCGCGTGTTCCTCGACCCCGCCGGTCACCCGTTCTGCCTCTGCCTGAGCTGA
- a CDS encoding TMEM175 family protein yields the protein MSSDGAAQESAETYGLGRIEAFSDGVIAVAITLLILDLRVPEPEEGASLANRFGDMWPNYLAYVISFLAIGIMWINHHAALRRLRSADHSVVIVNLILLLCIVTLPFSTSLFATYLTEPQGGHLAAVIYAGSFLVTSSVFLALQYLILWRPATSPPRPDDDPSAAAAASSQRDRRPCLPHRCAARIGEPLPHVGDLHPARALLPASPAAGSPARRRRTTTRGRRRLNRPAVPNRAGRQLRQRQNG from the coding sequence ATGAGCAGCGACGGCGCGGCGCAGGAATCAGCGGAGACTTACGGCCTCGGTCGGATCGAAGCCTTCTCGGACGGCGTCATCGCTGTCGCGATCACCTTGCTCATTCTCGACCTGCGGGTGCCGGAGCCCGAGGAAGGCGCTTCGCTCGCAAACCGATTCGGCGACATGTGGCCCAACTATCTCGCGTACGTCATCTCGTTTCTCGCGATCGGCATCATGTGGATCAACCACCATGCGGCCCTTCGCCGTCTGAGAAGCGCCGACCACTCGGTTGTCATCGTGAACCTGATTCTGCTGCTCTGCATCGTGACGCTGCCCTTCAGCACCTCGCTCTTCGCGACGTACTTGACCGAGCCGCAGGGCGGGCATCTCGCCGCCGTCATTTACGCGGGATCGTTCCTCGTGACGTCATCCGTGTTCCTCGCGCTGCAGTACCTCATCCTGTGGCGCCCGGCCACTTCTCCTCCACGGCCCGATGACGACCCATCAGCGGCGGCCGCTGCTTCTTCGCAGCGCGATCGCCGCCCCTGTCTACCTCATCGCTGCGCTGCTCGGATTGGCGAGCCCCTACCTCACGTTGGCGACCTGCATCCTGCTCGGGCTCTTCTACCTGCTTCCCCTGCGGCCGGGAGTCCCGCGCGGAGACGACGCACGACCACGAGGGGCAGACGGCGTCTGAACCGGCCGGCGGTCCCGAATCGCGCCGGGCGTCAGCTCAGGCAGAGGCAGAACGGGTGA
- a CDS encoding DUF2945 domain-containing protein — protein sequence MANSFKVGDHVGWNSEAGHVSGTITKVHTKDVEYKGHMRRCTPDDPQYEIKSDKTDHVAMHKGSALTKI from the coding sequence ATGGCGAATTCGTTCAAGGTCGGAGACCACGTGGGCTGGAACTCGGAGGCGGGGCACGTCTCAGGGACGATCACCAAGGTGCACACGAAAGATGTCGAATACAAAGGGCACATGCGGCGGTGCACGCCCGACGATCCTCAGTACGAGATCAAGAGCGACAAGACCGACCACGTCGCGATGCACAAGGGTTCTGCCCTCACCAAGATCTGA